One genomic region from Nostoc sphaeroides encodes:
- a CDS encoding CRR6 family NdhI maturation factor — translation MAAESKTIAIALNNDFINNLDLSPASTVIEQLLQDGAASHEQQLRFDINYELEPGDPRELSEIPEVRLWFVRLDAKYPWLPFLLDWKAGEFARYSAMLVPHQFSAKEGIQYNPEALEIFLMHKIFILGDWLKQQSIPSLSRLKSMAQMLGYELDDAFFEIF, via the coding sequence GTGGCTGCTGAGTCAAAGACAATTGCGATCGCACTCAATAATGACTTCATTAACAATCTGGATCTGTCGCCTGCGTCAACGGTGATTGAACAACTGCTGCAAGATGGGGCTGCATCCCATGAACAGCAGCTACGCTTTGATATCAATTATGAACTCGAACCTGGCGATCCACGGGAACTCTCAGAAATTCCAGAGGTGCGGCTGTGGTTTGTGCGCCTAGATGCGAAATATCCCTGGTTACCATTTTTACTAGATTGGAAAGCTGGAGAATTTGCTCGTTATAGCGCCATGCTAGTACCACACCAGTTCAGTGCTAAAGAAGGCATTCAGTACAATCCAGAAGCCTTAGAAATATTTTTGATGCACAAAATCTTTATTTTAGGTGATTGGCTCAAACAGCAAAGTATCCCCAGCCTCTCGCGGCTGAAGTCTATGGCCCAAATGCTGGGTTATGAATTAGATGATGCTTTTTTTGAGATATTTTAA
- a CDS encoding Fur family transcriptional regulator, with product MQKKTISTKPIRSLEDALEQCQILGMRVSRQRRFILELLWQANEHLAAREIYDRLNQQGKDIGHTSVYQNLEALSSQGIIECIERCDGRLYGNISDSHSHVNCIDTNQILDVHVELPEELIRKIEEETGVRITDYSINFVGYRNQEEG from the coding sequence ATGCAAAAAAAAACAATTTCTACAAAACCAATTCGTTCTCTAGAAGATGCGCTTGAGCAGTGCCAAATTTTGGGTATGCGTGTCAGCCGCCAGCGTCGCTTTATTCTAGAATTACTTTGGCAAGCAAATGAACATCTTGCGGCAAGAGAGATTTACGATCGCTTAAACCAACAAGGTAAAGATATCGGTCATACTTCTGTTTATCAAAATTTAGAAGCATTATCTAGTCAGGGTATCATTGAGTGTATTGAACGCTGTGATGGGCGTTTGTACGGCAATATCAGTGACTCTCACAGTCATGTAAATTGTATAGATACAAATCAAATTCTTGATGTTCATGTGGAACTCCCAGAAGAGTTAATCCGCAAAATTGAAGAAGAAACAGGAGTGCGGATTACTGACTATAGTATTAACTTTGTTGGCTACCGTAACCAGGAAGAGGGCTAG
- a CDS encoding HhoA/HhoB/HtrA family serine endopeptidase: MKLSLKQLAVYVFLLAFGCGAGLFGSRYLLLKNPSFQQLKNVTMASPPESVVPSSNGAIGATGGDNVNFIATAVQKVGPAVVRINATRKVANPISDALKNPLLRRFFGEDEQPIPQERIERGTGSGFILSEDGELITNAHVVADTDTVQVTLKDGRSLEGKVVGVDSVTDVAVVKIKANNLPTVKLGNSQNLIPGQWAIAIGNPLGLDNTVTIGIVSATDRTSTQVGVPDKRVSFIQTDAAINPGNSGGPLLNAQGEVIGVNTAIRADAQGLGFAIPIETAARIANELFTKGRVEHPFLGIEMADLSPIKKQQINQENQINIQQDAGIVIKGVTDDSPAKRGGLLPGDVIQKVNGKPVKISAQVQRVVESSKVGDILAIEVNRSGKIQTFKVQSGAYPERK, translated from the coding sequence ATGAAGTTATCCTTAAAACAACTGGCGGTTTATGTATTTTTACTGGCGTTTGGCTGTGGTGCAGGTTTATTTGGCAGTCGCTATCTCCTGCTCAAAAATCCCTCATTCCAACAGTTAAAAAATGTAACAATGGCTTCGCCTCCAGAATCTGTAGTGCCATCTTCTAACGGAGCGATTGGGGCTACTGGGGGCGATAATGTGAATTTTATTGCGACGGCAGTGCAAAAAGTTGGCCCGGCTGTGGTACGAATTAATGCCACTCGCAAAGTCGCCAATCCTATCTCTGACGCTTTGAAAAATCCCCTCTTGCGGCGATTCTTTGGAGAGGATGAGCAACCAATTCCGCAAGAACGCATTGAGCGCGGTACAGGATCGGGATTTATTTTGAGCGAAGATGGAGAATTAATCACCAACGCTCATGTGGTAGCCGATACAGATACAGTACAAGTCACCCTCAAAGATGGTCGGAGTTTAGAGGGGAAGGTGGTAGGAGTTGATTCCGTGACAGATGTGGCGGTGGTGAAAATAAAAGCGAATAATTTACCGACTGTGAAATTAGGCAATTCGCAAAACTTAATACCAGGACAATGGGCGATCGCTATTGGCAATCCTCTAGGTTTAGATAATACTGTCACTATCGGCATCGTCAGCGCTACAGATCGCACCAGCACTCAAGTCGGTGTCCCAGATAAGCGAGTCAGCTTTATCCAAACTGATGCCGCAATTAACCCTGGTAATTCCGGTGGCCCCTTGTTAAATGCCCAAGGCGAAGTGATTGGTGTTAACACTGCCATCCGCGCTGATGCTCAAGGACTCGGCTTCGCTATCCCCATTGAAACCGCCGCCCGCATCGCCAATGAACTTTTTACCAAGGGACGTGTGGAACATCCCTTCTTGGGTATTGAAATGGCAGACCTTTCTCCAATCAAAAAACAGCAGATTAATCAAGAAAATCAGATCAACATTCAGCAGGATGCTGGGATTGTGATTAAAGGAGTCACAGATGATTCCCCAGCCAAGCGTGGAGGACTGCTTCCTGGAGACGTGATTCAAAAAGTTAACGGTAAACCAGTCAAAATTTCAGCCCAAGTTCAGAGGGTGGTAGAATCCAGCAAAGTTGGCGACATTTTAGCTATCGAAGTCAACCGTAGCGGTAAAATTCAAACCTTCAAAGTACAATCAGGAGCTTATCCTGAAAGGAAGTAG
- the scpB gene encoding SMC-Scp complex subunit ScpB, with the protein MITATATKIEAILYLKGKPLSLGEIAEYAACDRATVKEGIIELMDNYAHRDSALEVVETSDGYSLQLRSDFHDLVQTMIPVELGVGALRTLAAIALNSPILQSDLINLRGSGVYQHVPELVELGFIRKRRDSDSRSYSLQVTPKFHQYFQIEQLPQILSTSQKEEQLELELEGVGSGE; encoded by the coding sequence ATGATTACAGCCACAGCGACAAAGATAGAAGCAATTCTGTATTTAAAAGGTAAACCCTTGTCGCTCGGCGAAATCGCCGAGTATGCCGCGTGCGATCGCGCCACTGTCAAAGAAGGCATAATTGAACTAATGGACAACTATGCCCACCGAGATAGCGCCTTAGAGGTAGTAGAAACTTCAGATGGTTACAGTTTGCAACTACGGTCTGATTTTCATGATTTAGTGCAAACGATGATACCAGTAGAATTGGGTGTAGGTGCATTGCGAACTTTAGCCGCGATCGCCCTCAATAGTCCCATACTCCAGAGCGACTTGATTAACCTGCGCGGTTCAGGAGTATATCAGCACGTTCCAGAACTCGTAGAACTTGGTTTCATCCGCAAGCGTCGAGACAGCGATTCTCGCTCCTATTCACTGCAAGTAACCCCAAAATTTCATCAATATTTCCAAATCGAACAACTCCCCCAAATACTTTCCACTAGCCAGAAGGAAGAACAACTAGAACTAGAACTGGAGGGAGTGGGGAGTGGGGAGTAG
- a CDS encoding DUF3685 domain-containing protein produces the protein MSDRRIKLLLIDQDPIFRLGLRVALEAIPSLEVTGVIETDTAALQILAEIAQEDPNQVNLVVLEFGNGRSTTSQQLGLQFCRQLRALYPNLPILLLSSIQQQGLLLAAKSVGINGYCPKGTPLPELVAAMQEVADGGDYWFQDTQPITTPNSPLPSTDAINRVSTHSPLPLFRLRNNLRLSGIAHIEATLAAVTAQLQVPGLPVLDRAILAGQRRELLAARWLLNRLLVSSQEKQSDIPVADEPPITPSLSSAIQQRQMSPLLSPGTLQSALFASCVTKLQFPLRNVTNIPLEIDIFREDKKRELLYLILQKLAGQLDELRTSQIEINELYEVRLRLLRELWQAAITDFFGKFSRIKVGNQNIEILNYLLPSIEVVQRDILNKIPLVCELYSYLLFQTELNIDNTSYPVVSAEAKSQALMILENLLIQVANGVVQPLLNSLADVEEIKQNFYGRQLISTREIERFRNDLSWKYRLRNYINEPKAVFESRYELFVIAPRGIAITSVYAPRNQELVKFSNIPLVVTLVLEFSDAIAPRLKSLLAFVGSGIVFILTQIIGRGLGLIGRGILQGIGSASLIEKNFRRNSDRSK, from the coding sequence ATGAGCGATCGCCGGATAAAATTATTGTTAATCGACCAAGACCCGATTTTTCGTCTGGGATTACGGGTAGCTCTAGAAGCAATTCCTAGCCTGGAAGTAACAGGAGTGATAGAAACTGATACTGCTGCCTTGCAGATTTTAGCAGAAATTGCCCAAGAAGACCCAAATCAGGTAAATTTGGTAGTTTTGGAATTCGGTAATGGTCGCTCCACCACCAGTCAACAGCTAGGTTTACAATTCTGTCGGCAACTCAGAGCCTTATATCCCAACCTGCCAATTTTGCTCCTCAGTTCTATTCAACAACAAGGACTGCTATTGGCTGCAAAATCTGTTGGTATTAATGGCTACTGCCCCAAAGGTACACCACTTCCTGAATTAGTCGCCGCCATGCAAGAAGTTGCAGATGGTGGTGACTATTGGTTCCAAGACACGCAACCAATCACAACTCCTAACTCCCCACTCCCTAGTACAGACGCGATTAATCGCGTCTCTACCCACTCCCCACTCCCTTTATTTAGACTCCGAAATAATTTACGTTTGTCAGGAATTGCTCACATTGAAGCTACCTTAGCGGCAGTAACAGCACAATTACAAGTTCCCGGACTACCAGTATTAGATCGAGCAATTCTAGCTGGACAACGGCGAGAACTGCTAGCGGCTCGTTGGTTGCTAAATCGATTGTTGGTTTCATCACAAGAAAAGCAATCAGATATTCCCGTTGCTGATGAGCCGCCTATCACTCCTTCGTTGAGTAGTGCTATTCAACAAAGGCAAATGTCACCTTTACTTAGTCCGGGAACACTACAATCTGCATTATTTGCATCTTGTGTTACCAAACTTCAATTTCCTTTACGAAATGTCACAAATATACCTTTAGAAATTGATATATTTCGTGAAGATAAAAAACGGGAATTACTTTATCTTATACTGCAAAAATTGGCTGGGCAGTTGGATGAATTGCGTACTTCTCAAATAGAGATAAATGAATTATATGAGGTCAGACTGAGATTATTACGCGAGCTATGGCAAGCAGCAATTACAGATTTTTTTGGCAAGTTTTCTCGGATAAAAGTAGGAAACCAAAACATAGAAATTCTTAATTATTTATTACCAAGCATAGAAGTTGTGCAAAGAGATATTCTTAATAAAATTCCGCTAGTTTGTGAGTTATATTCCTATCTACTGTTTCAAACAGAATTGAACATTGATAATACCTCCTATCCAGTAGTCAGCGCGGAAGCCAAGTCCCAAGCATTAATGATTTTAGAGAACTTATTGATTCAGGTAGCGAATGGGGTAGTGCAACCACTGTTAAATTCTTTAGCAGATGTAGAGGAGATTAAGCAAAATTTTTATGGACGGCAATTGATTTCCACAAGAGAGATTGAACGATTTAGAAATGATTTATCGTGGAAATATAGATTAAGAAATTATATAAATGAACCAAAAGCAGTTTTTGAAAGTCGCTACGAACTATTTGTAATTGCGCCTCGTGGGATTGCCATTACTTCAGTTTATGCTCCTCGAAATCAGGAATTAGTAAAATTTTCTAATATTCCTTTAGTAGTGACATTGGTTTTAGAATTTAGTGATGCGATCGCACCGCGTTTAAAATCACTATTAGCTTTTGTAGGTAGCGGTATAGTCTTCATTCTCACCCAAATAATTGGTAGAGGTTTAGGTTTAATCGGTCGTGGTATTCTTCAAGGTATTGGTAGTGCTTCGTTAATAGAAAAAAACTTTAGACGAAATAGCGATCGATCCAAGTGA
- a CDS encoding DUF760 domain-containing protein, with product MVFNPDFLNDNSEEHPNQLLSDHSEQYPNQLLKYLQHQSPDVLARIAQSASPEIKQIISQNVQGLVGMLPPENFNVQITTDRENLAGLLASAMMTGYFLRQMEQRMQLEHLSNGQ from the coding sequence ATGGTGTTTAATCCTGACTTTTTAAATGACAACTCTGAGGAACACCCTAATCAACTTCTTTCAGACCACTCTGAGCAATACCCCAATCAGTTGCTCAAATATCTACAGCATCAGTCTCCTGATGTTTTAGCCAGGATTGCTCAGTCCGCCAGCCCCGAAATTAAACAAATCATCTCGCAAAATGTCCAAGGGCTTGTGGGAATGCTCCCGCCAGAAAATTTCAACGTGCAAATCACAACAGATCGGGAGAATTTAGCTGGGCTTCTAGCGTCGGCCATGATGACAGGGTATTTTCTGCGCCAGATGGAACAAAGAATGCAGTTAGAGCATTTGTCTAATGGTCAATAA
- the ispD gene encoding 2-C-methyl-D-erythritol 4-phosphate cytidylyltransferase, which yields MYLLIPAAGTGKRMGSNRNKLLLVVRSQPIIAWTLLAAEAANTISWIGIISQPTDWPDFNAILADLKLTKPVELITGGSTRQESVYNGLQALPVAAEQVLIHDGARCLATPDLFNSCAEAIRHCPGLIAGVPVKDTIKVVDEQGIIQKTPDRRQLWAAQTPQGFDVKLLKQCHAEGVRQGWEVTDDAALFEKCGIEVRIVEGEETNLKVTTPQDLAIAEFILTSRGIGD from the coding sequence GTGTATTTACTAATTCCAGCTGCGGGAACCGGAAAAAGAATGGGTAGTAACCGCAATAAACTCCTGCTAGTCGTGCGATCGCAACCAATTATTGCTTGGACTCTATTAGCCGCAGAAGCCGCCAATACAATCAGTTGGATCGGAATTATTTCCCAACCTACCGATTGGCCAGACTTCAACGCAATTCTCGCCGATCTGAAGCTGACTAAACCAGTGGAATTGATTACAGGTGGTTCCACCCGTCAAGAATCTGTTTACAATGGCTTGCAGGCGCTACCAGTAGCCGCAGAACAAGTATTAATTCATGATGGGGCTAGATGTCTGGCCACACCAGATTTATTTAACTCTTGTGCCGAGGCGATTCGCCATTGTCCCGGTTTAATTGCTGGTGTCCCCGTCAAAGACACCATTAAAGTTGTCGATGAACAAGGCATAATTCAAAAAACACCCGATAGACGGCAATTATGGGCGGCACAAACTCCCCAAGGATTTGATGTCAAGTTGTTGAAACAGTGCCACGCTGAAGGTGTCCGTCAAGGTTGGGAAGTAACAGACGATGCCGCTTTGTTTGAAAAGTGCGGTATTGAAGTGCGAATTGTCGAGGGAGAAGAGACAAATTTAAAAGTGACAACTCCCCAAGATTTAGCGATCGCAGAATTTATTCTCACGAGTAGAGGGATTGGGGACTAA
- a CDS encoding diacylglycerol/polyprenol kinase family protein, with protein sequence MTNNDFIGLGISYVYAIGLLVIGEGLRRLLGVKPDLTRKVIHIGAGMWVFGVLLLFKHWEIGIIPFATFIGLNYLFYRYRIIGAMDTQDSSPGTVYFAISVTLLFGLLWRPDGPVDSVAIAVAGIMAMTWGDALAALIGRRFGQHKYQVGNSVRSWEGSAAMFVASTVVIFLVLLLLPGSSLSPLAKSFSLAWALLTAVITATFATLAEAVSPHGTDNLSVPLVAAGAVWVIMQVF encoded by the coding sequence ATGACTAACAATGATTTTATCGGACTAGGAATTTCTTATGTTTATGCTATTGGTCTGCTCGTTATTGGCGAGGGACTGCGTAGGCTGCTTGGCGTAAAGCCGGATTTGACCCGCAAGGTAATCCATATTGGTGCAGGGATGTGGGTTTTTGGTGTCCTGCTACTGTTTAAGCACTGGGAAATCGGAATTATACCTTTTGCTACCTTTATCGGACTCAACTACCTGTTTTACCGCTACCGAATCATTGGCGCAATGGATACCCAGGATAGCTCCCCTGGTACAGTTTATTTCGCTATTTCAGTGACGCTGCTTTTCGGGCTACTATGGCGACCAGATGGGCCAGTAGATAGCGTTGCGATCGCAGTAGCTGGGATAATGGCAATGACTTGGGGTGATGCACTAGCAGCATTAATCGGTAGACGCTTCGGGCAGCATAAATACCAAGTGGGAAATTCTGTACGTTCCTGGGAAGGTTCAGCAGCAATGTTTGTGGCGAGTACAGTAGTAATTTTCTTAGTGCTGTTGCTGCTACCTGGTTCGTCACTGAGTCCCCTAGCAAAATCTTTTAGTTTGGCATGGGCCTTATTGACGGCGGTAATAACTGCTACTTTCGCCACCCTAGCAGAGGCAGTTTCACCCCACGGCACAGATAACCTCAGCGTACCTCTAGTAGCTGCGGGAGCAGTGTGGGTAATAATGCAAGTATTTTAA
- a CDS encoding glycosyltransferase family 9 protein, with translation MRVVALVPGGIGDQILFFPTLDDLKRNYPNAQIDVVVEPRSKAAYRVSKSVHEVLPFDFQDRNSLADWGNLVGNIRDREYDVAIAVKQNWLMGLLLWLTGIPIRIGYKGKGSGFLTHAVPLKPSQYGAAFYHDLLQPLEINSPVPELAVNVPKTDIEWAEKEQKRLGVHETGYILIHGGSGQLSQAKELDKIYPVEKWHQIIQNFQEKQPDLPVVVIKGVDDEQFVRSLLGSSPNIKVTAPDDIGKLAAIIAGANLMLSTDTAALQLSVAVQTYTIALFGPTDPAKLLPKNDKFLAIESPTRKTADVSPNAVLEKIWGG, from the coding sequence ATGCGAGTAGTAGCCCTTGTACCTGGCGGAATTGGCGACCAAATTCTCTTCTTTCCGACTCTAGACGACCTAAAGCGCAATTACCCTAACGCTCAGATAGATGTCGTTGTTGAACCCCGGTCAAAGGCTGCCTACCGAGTGAGCAAGTCAGTTCACGAGGTACTGCCCTTTGATTTTCAAGACCGTAACAGTCTGGCGGATTGGGGTAATTTGGTCGGCAACATTCGCGATCGCGAATACGATGTTGCCATTGCTGTTAAGCAAAATTGGTTGATGGGTCTTTTACTCTGGTTAACGGGAATTCCTATACGTATTGGCTACAAAGGCAAAGGATCGGGTTTTCTTACCCATGCTGTGCCATTAAAACCATCCCAGTATGGGGCGGCATTTTACCACGATTTGCTGCAACCATTGGAAATAAATAGTCCTGTCCCAGAATTAGCTGTAAATGTACCAAAAACAGATATTGAGTGGGCAGAAAAGGAACAAAAACGCTTAGGGGTGCATGAAACAGGCTATATCTTGATTCATGGAGGTTCTGGCCAGTTATCCCAGGCTAAAGAACTGGATAAAATCTACCCTGTCGAGAAGTGGCATCAAATTATTCAAAACTTCCAAGAGAAGCAACCGGATTTGCCTGTGGTGGTAATTAAGGGAGTTGACGATGAGCAGTTTGTGCGATCGCTTTTGGGGTCTTCTCCAAATATCAAGGTGACTGCCCCAGATGATATTGGTAAGTTAGCTGCCATAATCGCCGGGGCAAATCTGATGTTGTCTACTGATACTGCGGCACTACAACTGAGTGTTGCAGTCCAAACCTATACCATTGCCCTGTTTGGGCCCACTGATCCTGCTAAGTTGTTGCCGAAAAACGATAAATTCCTGGCCATTGAATCACCCACGCGAAAAACGGCGGATGTTTCACCAAATGCAGTTTTGGAGAAAATTTGGGGGGGCTAA
- a CDS encoding pentapeptide repeat-containing protein: protein MNLSIRHWLAEHYIALNQIRGFSAGQLAGIAYRIVQDMEVKSLMPFDICTLVEVLELPLAIVWEEIYVISHLTENLLRSLSQKKPLKRNEGTWLAFQIAYLQALQAVLEQEASLQRPWLDRANIPIPKEEMGKLTLQDPQLQGLLKTLSPGKLTDTQAEQALSLVADSLLVQQINNAAIAWFVANGAEEPEAKLLTQRLVNSLPGHLLVVVTENAAPLAQLQKFFRLGISLSPSLIAPEVGSIATEKIDLHREHYRASLIKNLSMPLLIESFALKDIYVAQKGLPIEESISEQDNKTVKPVDLKTWAQQQLADLATIALIESEPGYGKTSFCQLWAAQVAQEFYPNWMPIVIRLRDVTYGKTFIETLNSAFGVNLSTWLEQENVPCLLLLDGLDELPPSAHGIRAKAIFIQQLLNFQSQHRHKIFLTSRSMTLPEIAPEIPLPLKRIIIQPLDAEELKQWFQQWTKVQSLAIAQNFFTFLKQTGLFASQSKLKELSALIRQPLMLHLLGILHRDGLLDDEILHLAANNPKYSLLWEIYHRLSRWLLGYPLIGGIKTMLLRSGSAHIHRTNEAIANLLASRYPQDLLDQMQAIALKILHSQRHQIKLAGEFNPLPAFYFKIRDVKSAAKTSLIEFSHVKLGEYLCAEAVTAELKLLTQCQNEVYGTLTFVVDSPSDVAQHIYNLLGYGILSQEIEELAIAILRREQKHKFSFEVLFQRLLSFWRAYCQGCWFDEGIAHKALTHFHTLQNPVNVEQVNAAVGLNVFLLLCACYRETKVPFWPCGNPVNLAEFNPEALSALIARTTLLHKNAFITRIKSLAGLNLSGASLLQVMLTGVNLEQTNLSNAELIGANLAGANLQQANLAGANLAGANLTGANLQQANLMGANLNSANLTNACLFDAILTEADKKLASENDASFSQESFQRLKYSQSQQPFLNTVKIATNTDNNWNKLPAIGLIESSEGTILPADLYDDDANDETIFGNTFIGE from the coding sequence ATGAACTTGAGTATTCGGCACTGGTTGGCAGAACACTATATCGCACTCAATCAAATTAGAGGATTTTCGGCGGGACAATTGGCAGGTATTGCCTACCGGATTGTTCAGGATATGGAAGTCAAAAGCTTGATGCCTTTTGATATCTGTACTTTGGTAGAGGTTTTAGAACTGCCCTTAGCTATTGTTTGGGAAGAAATCTATGTCATTTCCCATCTGACAGAAAACCTGTTGCGTAGCCTCAGCCAAAAAAAACCGTTAAAACGTAACGAAGGCACATGGCTAGCGTTTCAAATTGCCTATCTCCAAGCTTTGCAAGCAGTTCTAGAACAGGAAGCAAGCCTGCAAAGACCGTGGCTAGACCGGGCAAATATACCCATCCCGAAGGAGGAAATGGGTAAACTCACCCTCCAAGATCCGCAACTGCAAGGGTTACTAAAAACTCTCAGTCCAGGTAAATTAACTGATACTCAAGCTGAACAAGCGCTGTCTTTGGTTGCCGACTCATTACTGGTACAACAAATAAATAACGCTGCCATAGCTTGGTTTGTTGCCAATGGGGCAGAGGAACCGGAAGCTAAACTTTTAACACAGCGTTTGGTTAACTCACTTCCTGGTCACTTACTGGTAGTCGTCACTGAGAATGCTGCACCTTTAGCCCAACTGCAAAAATTTTTTCGTTTAGGGATTTCATTATCTCCTAGTTTGATCGCCCCAGAAGTGGGTTCTATAGCCACTGAGAAAATTGATTTGCACCGAGAACATTATCGGGCAAGTTTGATTAAAAACCTCAGTATGCCTTTGCTGATAGAATCCTTTGCCCTCAAGGATATCTATGTTGCACAAAAAGGCTTACCAATAGAGGAAAGTATTTCTGAGCAGGATAATAAAACTGTTAAGCCAGTTGATTTAAAAACATGGGCGCAGCAACAGTTAGCTGATTTAGCAACGATCGCACTCATTGAGTCAGAACCTGGTTATGGAAAAACTAGTTTTTGTCAACTCTGGGCAGCACAGGTAGCACAAGAATTTTACCCTAATTGGATGCCTATAGTAATTAGGTTACGGGATGTAACTTATGGCAAAACTTTTATCGAAACTCTAAATTCTGCCTTTGGTGTTAATCTTTCAACTTGGTTAGAGCAAGAAAATGTCCCTTGTTTGTTGCTGCTGGATGGTTTGGATGAATTACCCCCTTCTGCTCATGGTATAAGGGCAAAAGCAATTTTTATTCAGCAATTACTGAACTTTCAATCTCAGCACCGACACAAAATTTTCTTAACAAGTCGCTCAATGACATTACCAGAAATTGCCCCAGAAATACCGTTGCCATTGAAGCGAATTATCATTCAGCCGTTGGATGCGGAAGAACTCAAACAATGGTTTCAGCAGTGGACAAAAGTGCAATCGTTGGCGATCGCTCAAAATTTCTTTACATTCTTAAAACAGACAGGCTTATTTGCCAGTCAATCAAAGTTAAAAGAATTATCTGCCCTTATCCGTCAACCCCTAATGCTGCATTTATTGGGCATTTTACACCGCGACGGACTCCTAGATGATGAAATATTACACTTAGCGGCTAATAACCCAAAGTATTCTCTGTTATGGGAAATTTATCATCGCCTGAGTCGATGGTTGTTGGGCTATCCGCTAATTGGCGGTATTAAGACGATGCTATTGCGCTCAGGATCGGCTCATATCCACCGGACTAACGAAGCGATCGCTAATTTACTCGCTAGTCGTTATCCCCAAGATTTACTTGATCAGATGCAAGCGATCGCTCTGAAAATTTTACACTCACAACGTCATCAAATTAAATTGGCTGGTGAATTTAATCCTTTACCAGCCTTTTATTTTAAAATTCGAGATGTAAAAAGCGCAGCAAAAACTAGTTTAATTGAGTTTTCGCATGTCAAATTAGGAGAATATCTTTGTGCTGAGGCTGTGACTGCTGAGTTAAAATTACTGACTCAGTGCCAAAATGAGGTTTATGGCACGCTCACTTTTGTGGTTGATTCTCCTAGTGATGTAGCCCAGCATATTTACAATTTACTGGGTTACGGGATACTTAGCCAAGAAATTGAGGAATTAGCGATCGCAATTTTACGCCGGGAGCAAAAGCACAAGTTTTCTTTTGAAGTTTTGTTCCAACGGTTGTTGTCTTTCTGGCGGGCTTACTGTCAAGGCTGTTGGTTCGATGAAGGTATAGCCCACAAAGCTTTGACTCATTTCCATACACTGCAAAACCCGGTGAATGTTGAGCAGGTGAATGCTGCGGTGGGACTGAATGTGTTTTTATTGCTTTGTGCTTGCTACCGAGAAACAAAAGTTCCTTTTTGGCCTTGTGGGAATCCAGTAAATTTGGCAGAATTCAATCCAGAGGCTTTAAGTGCGCTGATTGCTAGAACAACCCTTTTACATAAGAATGCCTTCATAACCCGAATTAAGTCTCTGGCTGGACTCAATTTATCGGGAGCCTCTTTGTTACAAGTAATGTTAACTGGGGTAAATCTTGAGCAGACAAACTTATCTAATGCGGAGTTAATCGGGGCGAATTTGGCTGGAGCGAATTTGCAACAGGCGAACCTCGCAGGTGCAAACCTCGCAGGTGCAAACCTTACAGGCGCAAACCTGCAACAGGCAAATCTCATGGGGGCAAATCTTAATTCTGCCAATCTCACTAACGCCTGCTTATTTGATGCCATTCTCACTGAGGCTGACAAAAAATTAGCCAGCGAAAATGATGCTTCCTTCTCCCAAGAGTCGTTTCAAAGATTGAAGTATTCGCAATCGCAGCAGCCCTTCTTAAACACCGTCAAAATTGCGACAAACACAGATAATAATTGGAACAAACTCCCTGCGATCGGACTAATTGAAAGCTCCGAAGGCACAATTTTACCAGCAGATTTATATGATGATGATGCCAATGATGAAACAATTTTTGGCAATACTTTTATTGGGGAATAG